In Euphorbia lathyris chromosome 10, ddEupLath1.1, whole genome shotgun sequence, the DNA window aatagaaatatgcggttacaatgaacacaagatatttgaaagcgaaggacaaagcaataatatacctctacagaacgattctcgacaaagacgaagcgtcccctataaaaagaccctaaaagggctcttgctagaccaagggggaggcatgtgataacccgcgaagcccaaaatgggttatattcatttcgcaagcccagcccatattaaagccccatgggctaagattggacgggacccgaatgaaggaagcgggcgcagcgagtaaaccaccccgaattcctaaacggagcgtcaagactcccactcagaaccacgttcgttgccatgaaagccacgaaagggacatggcctaaaaaggggtaaccgccctcagaacgtggcccactaaggagtaaccgccctccgCGGTTActcaaaaaacacctataaaaggccttaagaataagggggaggtacgttcacattttttcccacaaagctattgctaaattatagactcatttttacaaaaactgacttgatcatcggagagttttcccggagatcctgtctccggttttgttttgcaggtaactccggcaaagaatatcaaagaggatccagcaagttatcaaagTCAAGTTAACTTCTACTTTGTTTCGAAAAGAAAAGGTCAAGCTCTATtttcttgatatatatatgataacccgcgaagcccaaaacgggttatactcatttcgcaagcccagcccatattaaagctccatgggctaagattggacgggacccgaatgaaggaagcgggcgcagtgAGTAAACCGCCCCTAATCCCTAAACGGAGcgacaagactcccactcagaaccacgttcgttgccatgaaaaccacgaaagggacatggcctaaaaagggggaaccgccctcggcggttacccaaaaaatacctataaaaggccttaagaataagggaggaGGTACGTTAACACTTTTTTCCCACAGaactattgctaaattatagactcatccttacaaaaactgacttgatcgtcggagagttttcccggagatcctgtctccggttttgttttacaggtaactccggcaaagaacatcaaaacggatccagcaagttatcaataTATTAGAGTTTCTTTTGCCTGCTTAAGTTTTTGACACGATAGGAAACGTTACCAATAAAACGTTAAATCaatattttagttttagttttgccAGAACTATTTCAAATTGAACTGGAAATTAAAATTTGCACTATATTTATTATCTAGTAATTTATAACTATTTGTTTCTCACGTGCAATAATCTCAACACTTGATTTGACCATGCATTTAATTAATATTCTCCTCATGGTTTTTTTATATGTCCATAtattgttttagcattttcaatttgtttttgtttttttaatacattttataTTAACAATATACTTttataaaggcttaatacatcatttgccccctgaacttgtccaaaaagcttgattggccctctgaactttcaaagtgttctgatagccccctgaacttgcaaaaaatattcaattagcccctgaacttgcataaaatgtaatcaattgatcactcgatcgtaaaaaagtaagttaaatgtggaaaaTGTATTCCACGTATCTTAtaaataattctaattaagtgataataaataattaaggaAATAGAGATTTTTTCAtaacaataaaatttcaggaaaattataaaactgggtcaaatgggaggcccatttacatatttaacccatttactcaacctactacatatctagactgattttgtgtggcTTTCCCATAATACACTCAATATTTACGCGTGTCTGTctccatcccgtctgacttcgcatattcgaccatatgcgaagcctgcgaaactaatgtttggatttacttaatgaatttagttcgcatatgcgaagcctgcgaagctgaagtttgttttgcttgatgaatttagttcgcatatgcgaatgctagatatgttttgaagctaattcgcgaagtggtatataacattaaaatcataacattatcaaaatttacaacaagattgccacaataacaacattcaaatcataacattatcaaaatttacaacaaaattgccacaatgaactctactaactaatcatttcaaagtgaacctaactaatctggtaccaatcttgaaacgaatgagtaatcttggtgtgcaccatgtgacacatccatcccaaaaggtctggacttccatttctcatcccagaaggtctggacttccagaccttttgggatggacatgccccacggtgcacaccaagattactcattcaatttaaaattggtaccggattagttaggttcactttgaagattggcaccatgggatggacgtgtcccatggtgcaccccaagattgacacaacctctcctaaccaaccactttaggaatgaatgtgtcaatcttgagggaagttaatccctatacaggaaggaaaatcatctcccctgcagcccagtatGTCGCCTttcagaaagggatgttacatattcaaccaccttcagaaaaaattaatcgtgttaggcaggaaaaaagacgattttggcttcgcgaaatgaagattagcgaatcatgcgaatgtaaatgtgcagggaaagaggtgattttacttcgctaatcgatttTTTCGcaaagtctgcgaggtctgaaacgtgactatctacgtcgcatatcgatgctttcgcgaagtctgcgaggttagaaacgtgaggatctattcgcagacttcgcgaactaattgattcgcgaggtagatccatacgtttcagactctttctcttcgcgaaatcatcgattcacgaagtagatcgtcactttccaggctcgttctcttcgcaaagcttcgcgaaaccatcgattcacgaagtgtattcatgaaaaaacgcagaaaaaaaaacagatacttacatttttcgtccCTTTCACctccaaaagcgacaataacaatatggtaacatgggaagaacgaaggaaataacgtagaaaaccCATTtttttgatggtaacaagaagaaagaaaccaagcaacgaacaggaagataaAAAatcatggcttcgttttctagggttgggaagttgcagaatcaagagatgaagagaggaaaaagagaaattcattatgattttgactaaatggtgcatattgcgtgcaatttaaaggaagaaaggaagatcaaaagtcttgaaatcattattgaaatcattaatgcaggagcaacttttcgcataaccaatgAAATAGGGGGAGCGGCCGTTCGCGAGTGGTGAGAAGGGGAAAGGttaagggtattatgggaaagttaCACAAAATTAGTCTAGATATgcagtaggttgagtaaatgggttaaatatataaatgggccttctATTTGAtcaagttttgtaattttccctaaaatttCACAAGAGAAATATTAAAAGTaagcctaattttttttttgaaaaagtaaGCCTAATTAATACTAGTATTTTATTGATCTTAATAAAAACCTTAAACGACCTTAAAAACCGCAGGGGAATTGTTACCACATTAAAAGCCTAACTAATAATTAACTAGAGTAGTTAGATATTATGCTCATTATTCTTTTGATTTACATCAAGTTTTCGTGGACTAATTCAAGTTATATAATTAATCTcgaagtttgaaaatgtctcttaaaacttttgaatttattcGTAGTGGCTCATTgtcttaaaattaattaaaataaccTATTAATGGTCTATTATCAGAGGTTCCATATCACCGTGCATTAATCTCCATGATTGATTCGAAGAAGCAATTATCTTTATGGTATATCAGTTTAGTTTAATTCAAAGTTTAAGTACACTTTAGTTTTTAAAATTGACAAAACTTGATAAATTAGTCACAATTTGACAAACTTTTAGACAGTTTTAactaatttgttaatttttaacaACTttaaaattgaaacgatacttAAACTTCGATTTAGACTAAACGGATCATATCTGAACTTCGATTTGGACTAAACGAACCATGTCTGACAACTTCCGGTGCCACTTTTGCCCCTaattcattatattttttttctaaacctTCAAAATCTGCAATTTATTCAAAGAAGCAATAGCAATCCATTCCGAATCCACAGGCGACCATCGCACATTATTAATCTCCGCCGTGGATTCAAACCACAAATGAGGTTCCGCATCACTCCGATCACCACCTTCCGGAAACCCGACGTCAGTATCCAGCATTTCCCATATCAAAGCCCGACAATCATCACCAGCAGAGCAAATATTCCGGCCAGCCACCGGAGCCCAAGATATCGCATTAACACTTGCTTTATGCTTCGACAATTCCATCCAAGGAGTAATTGGATATCGAATATCAATAATCACAACCTTATTACTATCCATTCCAACTGTTCCTACAAATCTCGGATCGCATTTATTCCACTCCACTCTTAACAAAGGACTTTCTCCGATCGGATTTTCATAAATTATAGTCGATCTTTCCTTATTTCTCAAATCAAAAACCCTAACGGAACCGTCGCCGGAAACAGAGGCAAAAACATTGTAACCGCCCCAAGAGATATCGTACACTTCTTTATCATGAGCGACTAATTGCGAATCGACGGTTTCCTTCTCTACATCCCAGACTGTGCAAGTGGTGTCGACGCTTGATGTCGCGATGCGACTAACATCAAAATCCGCCCAATCGAAGGAAGTAATCGCGGAACTGAACTCGCTACTTCTGTTACCGTTGAGTACCGATTTGAGCTCGACTCTGTCATCGTGAATATGCCATAGACGTAAGAAATCCCCGGAGGTTGCGATAATGTCTGGATTCAAACCGTCTTGGAAGGGGAAGAACATGAGATTTGTAGGCGCGAAAGGATGATCGAAGAGAAGGTGAGATTCGAAGTTCAATGAGTCGAGATTGAATTGAAGGATTTCGATTTTGTTGTTGTAATCTTCGAGAGAGCTTCCAATGGCGAGTCTGTATTTTTTGTCATGGCGAATTGACCAAGCTAGTGAGTAAATCGGCCATGGAGCTGTGTAGGTGTAAACGCCTTGTGAAGGAGACTGCATATTTGATTGActgattgattgattgatgaTGGATTGATCGATCAATCAGCCATTAAAGATGGATTTTCTTGGGAACCAAACAGAAAATATCAAAATGGAGA includes these proteins:
- the LOC136209381 gene encoding WD repeat-containing protein LWD2-like → MQSPSQGVYTYTAPWPIYSLAWSIRHDKKYRLAIGSSLEDYNNKIEILQFNLDSLNFESHLLFDHPFAPTNLMFFPFQDGLNPDIIATSGDFLRLWHIHDDRVELKSVLNGNRSSEFSSAITSFDWADFDVSRIATSSVDTTCTVWDVEKETVDSQLVAHDKEVYDISWGGYNVFASVSGDGSVRVFDLRNKERSTIIYENPIGESPLLRVEWNKCDPRFVGTVGMDSNKVVIIDIRYPITPWMELSKHKASVNAISWAPVAGRNICSAGDDCRALIWEMLDTDVGFPEGGDRSDAEPHLWFESTAEINNVRWSPVDSEWIAIASLNKLQILKV